The nucleotide sequence CAATCATGGCGACGATCAGCGTCACCTTACACCAGTATACCCAGGCTGAAATGCGGGCCTGCGCATCGGTTTTCAGGTTTTTAATAATCTGGTTATATTCGTTAATGGCCGTGGTGAATTTTACCCGCAGCGGGTTGAATTTCTCCCTGGCGAGTTTGTTATAGGCATCGTGATTATTCTGCCTGACCGCGTCCAGCATCGGCACAACCGCTTCGCTGAACAGCTGGTAGGAACTATTGTAAATATCATCAATGATGTTGCTGCTGATATTGGCGTGGTCGGTCACCTTGAACTGCGCCAACCCGCCTTTCAGAAAATCCACGTCCGCCGTGGCGTCGTTAAGCAACGTGCGCATGCGATCGCTGTTATTTTCAGCAATGGCCGCTTCATCCATCAACAATTTAACTTTGTAGTAACGATCGCTGGCGCCGTTAATAATATCGCCGTTAGTTTGCTGCACATTCGTCAGACCAATCTCGCCGGTCAGACTATTCAGTGAATACAGAGAAAAAAACGACACGCCGCCCCACAACAAGGTAAATATGATCAGGATAGCCATCATCATGATTTTAACTTTTACGTTACCAATAAAACCCATTTAATACCTCTCCATCATGCGATTGATTATTAGTCTTATGTCCATTGCCTCGGGCTTATTTTAATTACTCGGGCTTATTTTAATTAATTGTTATCCGCCTCCTCTTATCGCAGCAGAGATGCCTGCTATATCGGCAATTCCGTCTTTTTATTTAACTGGTCATCTAAAAATAATAAGTAATGAATATATTTAAAAAATATATTCATTACCCGCGGGAAGAACGAAAGAGAATAAAAGTGGCGGCGGCAGGAAATAATCCGCAGGACGGGTTGTGGTATAAATGCATCGGGATGAGGCGACCGTGCAACGAAGTCACCCAATCAGGCGAGCTTTCGCCATAAAATCACCCCGCCGTTGTCACGCATCATGACGCGACATCGGCGGGTGAGCTTCCTCCGGCGCAAAGCACAGCGCCCATTCGCAGCAGTCGTCGCAGCTGGGGGAACGGCACACCAGCTCGCCGCCCTGATGCAGGCAGCGCTGGCGGTAGAAGAATTTTTTCCAGCGCATGTTTTGGTGGTTCAGCGCCACCAGTACCGGGAAACAATCCGTCATTAGCAGGCGCAGTTCAGCGCGGGAATCCAGCCCCAGATCCTGCCACAGGTGATTGAAACCCAGCGAGGCGCTGGCGATGATCTGATGCAGCGGCGCGCCGTCCGCCGCCAGGTAGCCGTACAGCCAAGCGGCCAGTTGTTCCCGCTCTTCCCGCCGGGTCTGTTGCAGTTCGCTCATCACCGACTGGCGCTGATCCCGTGCGGCGTTCGCTCCCGGCGCGGGCTGGTTCAGCCGTTGCCGCAACGCCTGCCAGAGTGCGTCATCCAGCCCCATCCGCCGGGGGAAACAGGCCGCGCCGGCGTCATGTAAGCTCAGTAGCCGCCGCAGCCAGTATTCCGCCCCGTCCATCACGCCGCGCCCTGCGCACGTTCCCCGGCCGGCCGCGCCTGCCGGCGTTGCCGCCACCAGCGGCCCAGCACATCGGCGATATTCTGCCAGGCGCCTTCCACGCAGGGCTGGATCCCTTGCTGTTCCAGCTTCTGCCACGGCGCGTAGCCGATGCGGGCGCAAAACACCGCCTCCACGTCCGCCAACAACGCCAGCATCGCCGCCATACGATCCTCACTGGCGGGTTCGCAGTCATCCTCGCCACGGCAATATTTAGGCGCGAAACGCTCGTTGACCAGCACCACGCCCGCGGCCGACAGGCTGTAAATTTGAAAGCGATCGGCATGGCCGAAATGGCAGTCGATCACCTCGCCGCCGGACGACGCCACCGCCACCAGACAGGCGTCCGGTTCCTCGGACTCGCCGCGCGAGGCGATGCTGGCGTGTACCTGCGCGCGCTGGCGCAGCAACGGCAGGTAAGGCTGCGTCTCGGCGGGCAGCGACGACAGCCGGAACTGCTGGCTGCGGTCTTCCCCCAGCATGCCGATGGCGTCCGCCCGACACTGCTGGCAATGCGCCATTTGCGGCATCGCCGTGCCGCACTGCGCCCGCGCCGCCGCCAGCGCTTCGGCATCCGGCTCCGGCTGACCGTTGAGGCCAAACACCGTGCCGTGTTCCGGCCGGGCTATCAGCGGCATGATGTTGTGCAAAAACGCGCCCCAGCGCCGCGCCTGTTGGCTGACCTCGAACAAATGTCGATCGTTGATGCCGGGGATCAACACCGAGTTGATCTTCACCAGCACGCCGTTTTCCGTCAGCCGCCGGATCCCCTCCTGCTGGCGCTCCAGCAGGATCGCGCCCGCCTCGCGCCCGGTATAACGATCGCCGTCCAGCCACAGCCAGGCGTAGATCCGCGCTGCAATATCCGCATCGACTGTGTTGACCGTCACCGTGACGTGATCGACGCCGACATCCAGCAGCCGATCCACCGCTTCCGGCAGCATCAGGCCGTTGGTGGACAGGCACAGCTTGAGATCCGGCAACTGCTCGCGCAGCAGCGTCAGGGTGCGAAAGGTGCGGGCGATATTCGCCAGCGGGTCGCCCGGCCCGGCGATGCCGACCACCGACAACTGCGGGATGGCCGCCGCCACCTGATGCGCTTTCGCCACCGCCTGCTCCGGCGTCAACAGTTCGGACACTACGCCGGGGCGGGATTCGTTGCTGCAATCGTACTTGCGGTTGCAGTAATGGCATTGCAGATTACAGGCGGGCGCCACCGCCAAGTGCATACGGGCGTAGTGATGGTGCCCGCTCGCCGAGTAGCAGGGGTGATGCGCCACCTTGCTGGCCTGCAACGGAGTAAAACGGTCGGTCTGGTCGGAACGGCAAC is from Dickeya dianthicola NCPPB 453 and encodes:
- a CDS encoding nitrogen fixation protein NifQ; translated protein: MDGAEYWLRRLLSLHDAGAACFPRRMGLDDALWQALRQRLNQPAPGANAARDQRQSVMSELQQTRREEREQLAAWLYGYLAADGAPLHQIIASASLGFNHLWQDLGLDSRAELRLLMTDCFPVLVALNHQNMRWKKFFYRQRCLHQGGELVCRSPSCDDCCEWALCFAPEEAHPPMSRHDA
- the nifB gene encoding nitrogenase cofactor biosynthesis protein NifB, which translates into the protein MTSCPSTSGCRSDQTDRFTPLQASKVAHHPCYSASGHHHYARMHLAVAPACNLQCHYCNRKYDCSNESRPGVVSELLTPEQAVAKAHQVAAAIPQLSVVGIAGPGDPLANIARTFRTLTLLREQLPDLKLCLSTNGLMLPEAVDRLLDVGVDHVTVTVNTVDADIAARIYAWLWLDGDRYTGREAGAILLERQQEGIRRLTENGVLVKINSVLIPGINDRHLFEVSQQARRWGAFLHNIMPLIARPEHGTVFGLNGQPEPDAEALAAARAQCGTAMPQMAHCQQCRADAIGMLGEDRSQQFRLSSLPAETQPYLPLLRQRAQVHASIASRGESEEPDACLVAVASSGGEVIDCHFGHADRFQIYSLSAAGVVLVNERFAPKYCRGEDDCEPASEDRMAAMLALLADVEAVFCARIGYAPWQKLEQQGIQPCVEGAWQNIADVLGRWWRQRRQARPAGERAQGAA